The Candidatus Zymogenus saltonus nucleotide sequence TAATCAGAATACTTGATATCGAAGTCCGATTCCATCTCGTCTATAAATTCCAGGGTCGCCTTGAAGTATTCCAGGGTGCCGTGCTCCGTTCCCTTCATCGCTTCAAGTTTCTTGACCTGGTTTTCCTCTGTGGCCTCCGGTGAGGTTATATGGAGGTATATCCTGTCCCTCAACGATGAGTCGTCACAGGAGATCGACAGGGAGCCTTCGGAAAACGAGATCTCACCTATTTTTGTTCCGCTTTTTATAATGTCAGCTTTCATATTAAATTCCTATTTGGGAATTATAGCATAAGTGACAGATGAGAGACAAGAAAAAATAGACTTTTTCGAGAGGAGCACAGAGTTTTTATTTTTTCCTCTTTTTATCGGAGAGGACGATTCCGGATCCGCTTTTCGAATATTTTATTGTGTCTGGACTGTTTTGGAAGTTTGCCTGCCAATATTGTCGACCGTAATTACTCCTTTATCTTGGTAAAGTTTTTCTATCAATTCAGGAACCTAACATTGCAGTAGGACTCCCGCTCTTCGATCTGGCGGATGATCTCCCTCTTTACTTCCCAGTCGTCCTCTATCGGCTCGACGCTGGAGACCTGCTGTCCCTTATCGTTCACCGCATATTTATATTTTACTATATATCCCGGCACCACGGCGAAGCGTCCGCCTCCCATCCCGCAGCAGGAGGTATCCACGACTCCGAAGCCGATTATGGCAAGGACTTCTCTGTCGTTGAGGGCGATTTTCAGCTCCTTCTCCGGCGTGTAAGACCCCGCAATGGCGGTGACCTCTTCTTCGAGGTTTGGGTGTACGTAGTCTTTTGTCATCTATATCCCCTTTTCGGATTTACAATATTTCTTTGTTTGATATTTTACGCTTTTAATATAGCAAAGATGTGCGTTTTTGTCAAGGTGTTGGGAGTTGCATTGTGTCGGCATGACCTTCGGGATATTTAGCGTGATCATCTTTCCGTTCGGCATGTTGATAAAAAAGGTGATGAAAAAAAGAGTGCTATAATGTAGAATATGTCTTTATCAGATCTGTTTATGGGGGGATGAGATGAGGTATATAAAAATTTTAACGGTCTTTGTTTTATTGATCTTAATCGCCGTTCCCGCCGCTGAGCCGCAGGAACGCCATCCGATGGTGATTGCAATTTCGCCCTGGATAGGGTACGGGCCGCTTTACGTCGCTAAGGAGAAGAGGTTTTTTGATGACCTCGATGTGGAGATAAAGATAATCAAGGAGCAGGACAAGCGGATAGCCCAGCTGATGGGGAGGTACGCCCAGATAGTCGCGTGTCCGGCCGGGGCTATGGTCAGAAACAGCAGGAAGGAGGTCGAGTTCAGGGCGTTTTTGGTGATCGACGAGTCGAGGGGGGGGCGACGGACTCGTGGCCATGAGGGGGATTTACGATATACGCGACCTTGCGGGGAGGAAGGTCTCGATGGCCCTTTACACCCCCAGCGAGTTCTGGTTCGATATGCTCTTGGAGAGAAGGGACCTGGAGGATCTCAAGGAGGAGATAAGTTTTGTAAACTTCGAGGGATTGGAGGCCCTTTCCGCCCTTAGAAGGGGGGACGTTGACGCAATGGTCGGCAGGGAGCCGTTTTTGTCCTCGGCCGTGAGGGAGTTTAAGGGAAACGTCATAGCCACAAGCAGCGAGACCCCCGGTCTCGTGGTGGACGTCCTCTTCTCCCAGAGGGAGACGATCGAGAGGAGGCACGGCGACTTCGAGAAGGTGGTGAGGGGCGTTTACAGGGCCGTAGACTGGATGGAGAGAAATCCCGGCGCGGCGAAGGGGATTATCAAGAAATATCTTGGGGAGAACTACAGGGTCGCCTCCGATTTCGACAACACATTTTCCGCGGTATCCTTTTACGACAGGAATATGAACCTGCGCTATTTCGGCACGGAGGACCATCCGGGGGACTTCGAGGATACATTGGACGAGATTATCGATTACTGGAGAGACAAGGGCGAGCTCTCGTGGAAGCCGGACCCCGAGGATTTTATCGAGTATTCACTGGTGCCGACGTACGAGTGATTTTATCAATCTCATTTTTACTAAATTTCAGAGTTGTCGATGAGCCGAAAAAGGTCAAAAGAGGTCGAGTTTCAGGGCTTGGGCGTTTCTCCCGGAGTGGCGATCGGTAGGGCGGAGCTTTACCTGAACGAGGTTGAAGAGACGGCCGTAATACAGATTCCGCCCGATGGCAGGGAGGATGAGGTCAAGCGTTACTTCGACGCCCTATCAAGCGTCAAGGAGCATCTTGCCGGGGACGCCCGTATCGTGTCGAAGATGATCGGGCGGCCGGAGGCGGCGATCTATATTGCCCAGCTGGAGATGCTTAAAGGCACGCTTTTTCAGAAGGCGATTCCGGAAGGGATAATGGAAAAGGGGATAAACGCCGAGGCGGTGGTTTTGGACAGGCTCAAGTCTTTCGAGAGGATGGAAGAGGGGCTGTCCGGCTCTCACTCGGAGATGAGAGAGAAGCACAAGATGGACATCAGGGACCTCAAGCGGCACATCATCGGGCGCCTGATGAAGAAGAATCCCCAGTGTCTTCTCTTCTTTGACGATGTGATCCTTGTGGCGCCGGAGCTTCTGCCCTCGGACATTACCCTTTTTTCCCAGAGGCAGGTCTTGGGGATCGTCACCGAGACGGGGGGGAGAAACAGTCACGCCGCCATTCTGGCGAGATCCCAGGGGATACCCGCTGTGATGGGGATAAATAGGTTCACAAGGAAGGTCGGGATGGGGGATGGTCTCATCATCGACGGCTCTTCCGGGAGCGTTTACCTCAATCCGAAGCAGAAGACCCGGAAGAGGTATCTTGAGAAGAGGGACCGTGAAATTTCGGCCAGGCAGGAGATGGAGAGGCTGATCGATCTCCCTTCGGTGACGACGGACGGGGTCCATGTCTCGATTATGGCCAACATCGGGAGGAGCGAGGACGCGTCCCTAGCTAAGAAGTACGGTGCCCAGGGTATAGGCCTTTTCAGGACGGAGCTGCCGTTTCTGATGGGGGAGCACTTCGTCTCGGAGGACGAGCAGTACGAGCTTTACAGGGAAGTCATATCGATGATGGACGATCTGCCGGTAACCATAAGGACGCTCGACCTGGGGGGGGACAAGTTTTTCGCCCATGACCTGATAGACAGGGAGGACAATCCCTTTCTCGGCTTGAGGTCTATCCGATTTTCAATGAAATACGCCGACATCTTTTTGACGCAGTTGAGGGCCATCCTTCGGGCGTCTGCCCACGGCAGGGTCAAGATAATGTTTCCGATGGTTACATCGATAGTCGAGATAGAAGAGATACTCAAGATCTACGAGGCTGCGAAAAAGGATGTGATAGCCAAGGGAATAAAGCCGAAGCACGAGCCGGCGCTCGGAATCATGATAGAGGTTCCCTCGGCGG carries:
- a CDS encoding ABC transporter substrate-binding protein, with protein sequence MAMRGIYDIRDLAGRKVSMALYTPSEFWFDMLLERRDLEDLKEEISFVNFEGLEALSALRRGDVDAMVGREPFLSSAVREFKGNVIATSSETPGLVVDVLFSQRETIERRHGDFEKVVRGVYRAVDWMERNPGAAKGIIKKYLGENYRVASDFDNTFSAVSFYDRNMNLRYFGTEDHPGDFEDTLDEIIDYWRDKGELSWKPDPEDFIEYSLVPTYE
- the ptsP gene encoding phosphoenolpyruvate--protein phosphotransferase, whose product is MSRKRSKEVEFQGLGVSPGVAIGRAELYLNEVEETAVIQIPPDGREDEVKRYFDALSSVKEHLAGDARIVSKMIGRPEAAIYIAQLEMLKGTLFQKAIPEGIMEKGINAEAVVLDRLKSFERMEEGLSGSHSEMREKHKMDIRDLKRHIIGRLMKKNPQCLLFFDDVILVAPELLPSDITLFSQRQVLGIVTETGGRNSHAAILARSQGIPAVMGINRFTRKVGMGDGLIIDGSSGSVYLNPKQKTRKRYLEKRDREISARQEMERLIDLPSVTTDGVHVSIMANIGRSEDASLAKKYGAQGIGLFRTELPFLMGEHFVSEDEQYELYREVISMMDDLPVTIRTLDLGGDKFFAHDLIDREDNPFLGLRSIRFSMKYADIFLTQLRAILRASAHGRVKIMFPMVTSIVEIEEILKIYEAAKKDVIAKGIKPKHEPALGIMIEVPSAALMAGEFLRHFEFASIGTNDLIQYTLAVDRGNRAVSGLYTPYEPSVLKLIAMVAKAGKACGKEVNVCGEMASNPLLASLLVGLGIRVLSMEPRSILRAKSALLSTDAKRAEAVARRVLGMATPLEVENFLRNELHVNGI